The Cohnella abietis genome has a segment encoding these proteins:
- a CDS encoding DNA polymerase IV translates to MLVDCQSFYASVEKAAHPEYKHRPLAVAGDPARRSGIILAACPIAKKAGVTTAERLGDALGKCPGLVIVRPRMQVYITVSLLITKIFKTFTDLVEPYSIDEQFLDVTGSLSYFGYPEEIARQIQSLIYVSTGVWSRVGIGPTKILAKMATDNFAKKNDSGIFTLGKSDVERVLWELPINKMFGVGSRMTNHFLCMGMHYIGDVGRLELGDLKRRLSARMGRNSDIQAELFWQTARGIDPSPVTPSTHDTQKAIGHQMTLPRDYSKREDINVILLELSEEVCRRCRAKGYMGRVVSSGGMGADYDRPTGFYRQSTLADPTDIAQEVYEAAKAIFYTHWDGSPVRRLGVTLTGISSADQYQLTLFGDREQQRTISRTLDGIKNRYGGGAILRASSMLSAGQALERTAKIGGHYK, encoded by the coding sequence ATGCTGGTCGATTGCCAGAGCTTCTATGCAAGCGTGGAGAAAGCCGCCCACCCGGAATACAAGCATCGTCCATTAGCGGTTGCAGGTGACCCGGCACGACGCAGTGGAATCATATTGGCTGCTTGCCCTATAGCTAAGAAAGCGGGAGTGACAACAGCCGAACGCTTAGGCGATGCGCTTGGCAAGTGTCCGGGACTTGTTATCGTTCGTCCTCGTATGCAAGTTTATATTACTGTATCCCTCCTTATAACCAAAATTTTCAAAACCTTCACCGATCTTGTAGAGCCTTACAGCATTGATGAGCAATTTCTTGACGTAACAGGCTCTTTGTCTTATTTCGGATATCCGGAGGAGATCGCTCGGCAAATTCAAAGCCTTATCTATGTGAGTACCGGTGTGTGGTCGAGGGTAGGGATCGGCCCTACGAAGATACTTGCCAAAATGGCAACGGACAACTTTGCTAAGAAGAATGATTCCGGTATTTTCACATTGGGGAAATCTGATGTTGAGAGGGTGCTGTGGGAGCTTCCTATTAATAAAATGTTTGGCGTGGGCTCCCGGATGACTAATCATTTCCTATGCATGGGGATGCATTATATTGGTGACGTTGGACGGTTGGAGCTCGGGGATTTGAAACGGCGACTGAGCGCACGAATGGGACGTAATAGCGATATTCAGGCTGAATTGTTCTGGCAAACGGCTAGAGGTATTGATCCAAGCCCAGTAACTCCTTCAACACACGATACTCAGAAGGCAATAGGACATCAAATGACACTTCCTAGAGATTACAGCAAGAGAGAGGACATAAATGTCATTTTACTGGAGCTGTCAGAGGAGGTGTGCCGACGGTGCCGCGCCAAAGGCTATATGGGAAGGGTTGTTTCCTCAGGGGGGATGGGGGCAGACTACGACCGACCTACAGGCTTTTACCGCCAATCGACCTTAGCAGATCCTACAGACATTGCGCAGGAAGTATACGAAGCGGCTAAGGCTATATTTTATACCCATTGGGATGGATCCCCCGTGCGGAGGCTTGGCGTTACATTAACCGGAATTTCTTCAGCAGATCAATACCAGCTCACCTTGTTCGGCGATCGTGAGCAACAAAGAACGATTTCTCGCACATTGGATGGGATCAAAAATAGATACGGTGGGGGCGCCATTCTTCGTGCCTCCTCGATGCTTTCTGCGGGCCAGGCGCTTGAGAGAACAGCAAAAATCGGAGGGCACTATAAATGA
- a CDS encoding GntR family transcriptional regulator: MDERGDSLSEQVYLSLRESIVRGEFYPGFRLLVLEISNSLNISQAPVREAMERLKQEGLLVSKHNKGSFVAEIRQEELEEIYELREIIEWNAIKKSLPGLLDSDIAYLSEVFEKMKQAAEIDDLFQFIDLDMEFHRFFYFKSGNKTILQIWDQINVKIKRFLAIANKLYYSDLMTIAEGHLPLIEALQRRNEEEIEKLFMQHLKDVWWLMNKKNNTRG; encoded by the coding sequence TTGGACGAACGAGGAGACTCATTAAGTGAGCAGGTTTATTTATCCCTTAGAGAGTCAATAGTTAGAGGGGAATTTTATCCCGGTTTTCGTTTGCTCGTCCTGGAAATTTCTAATTCCCTTAACATTAGCCAAGCCCCTGTTAGAGAAGCGATGGAACGCTTAAAGCAGGAAGGGCTATTAGTTAGTAAGCATAATAAAGGTTCCTTTGTAGCTGAGATTAGGCAAGAGGAGCTAGAGGAAATATATGAATTACGTGAAATTATTGAATGGAATGCCATCAAGAAATCACTTCCCGGTCTGCTAGACTCAGATATTGCGTACTTATCCGAAGTTTTCGAAAAAATGAAGCAAGCGGCTGAAATCGATGACTTGTTCCAGTTTATTGATTTGGATATGGAGTTTCATAGATTCTTCTATTTTAAATCGGGTAACAAGACAATTCTGCAAATATGGGATCAGATCAATGTGAAGATTAAACGCTTCTTGGCTATTGCGAACAAGCTTTATTATTCTGATCTCATGACTATCGCAGAAGGACATCTCCCTCTCATAGAAGCTTTGCAAAGAAGAAATGAAGAAGAAATTGAAAAGCTTTTTATGCAGCATTTGAAGGACGTATGGTGGCTAATGAATAAAAAGAACAACACACGGGGGTAG
- a CDS encoding aldo/keto reductase — MEYTFLGRTGLRVSKLCLGTMNFGVDTDEAESFRIMDEALDAGINFFDTANIYGWGENAGLTETIIGRWFAQGGQRREKVVLATKVFEPISNPVDGPNDVKGLSLYKIRRHLEGSLRRLQTDHVELYKMHHIDRRTPWEELWEAFETVVRQGKVDYVGSSNFAGWQLVKAQAAAKERKFMGLVCEQHKYSLLNRIPELEVLPAARDLGLGVVAWSPLDGGLLGGRALKSSGAGRTERQKELIEKHRSQLEKFSALCAELGEKESNVALAWILANPDLTAPIIGPRTVDQLKDALHAVQISLDASILAELDAIFPGPGGEAPEAYSW; from the coding sequence ATGGAATATACTTTTCTAGGAAGAACGGGCCTTCGAGTAAGTAAGCTTTGCTTGGGAACGATGAATTTCGGAGTCGACACGGACGAGGCGGAATCTTTCCGCATTATGGATGAAGCGCTGGATGCGGGCATCAATTTCTTTGATACGGCTAACATCTATGGCTGGGGAGAAAATGCTGGCTTGACGGAGACAATCATCGGTCGCTGGTTCGCTCAAGGTGGACAGCGCAGGGAGAAGGTTGTGCTTGCAACGAAGGTGTTCGAGCCCATCTCCAATCCTGTTGATGGTCCGAACGATGTTAAGGGCTTATCACTGTACAAAATCCGCCGTCACCTTGAAGGCTCTCTTCGGAGACTGCAGACGGATCATGTTGAGCTGTACAAAATGCATCACATTGATCGCCGCACACCGTGGGAAGAATTGTGGGAAGCATTCGAAACCGTTGTCCGTCAGGGTAAGGTTGATTATGTTGGCTCTAGTAATTTTGCTGGTTGGCAGCTAGTTAAAGCGCAAGCAGCTGCGAAAGAGCGGAAGTTCATGGGGCTCGTGTGCGAACAGCATAAATACAGCCTTCTGAACCGGATTCCTGAGCTAGAGGTATTGCCTGCTGCTCGCGATCTCGGACTTGGCGTCGTCGCTTGGAGTCCTCTTGACGGAGGCTTGCTAGGCGGCAGGGCGTTGAAATCGTCTGGCGCAGGACGGACTGAGCGTCAGAAGGAGCTAATCGAGAAGCACCGTAGTCAGCTTGAGAAGTTCTCAGCGCTGTGCGCGGAGCTTGGAGAGAAAGAGTCCAACGTTGCTCTTGCGTGGATACTTGCTAATCCCGACCTAACGGCACCGATTATCGGACCAAGAACTGTCGACCAATTGAAGGATGCTCTTCATGCTGTCCAGATTTCGTTGGACGCTTCTATTCTTGCAGAGCTAGACGCTATCTTCCCAGGACCAGGCGGAGAAGCTCCAGAAGCTTACTCTTGGTAA
- a CDS encoding SMP-30/gluconolactonase/LRE family protein, with protein sequence MITPQLFAKLPEDIAVTPDAFAIDSQGRLILSCPNYADPTKQGCLLRFKEDRVPVKWADVPLHPETGKAHPMGIAFGPDGDLYVCDNQGWSGAPELMFKGRILRLRINEEGEVVRTTVVASDMEHPNGIRIRDGYLYVTQSLLTKVQDPSGLLVSCVYKFALDDEDIVVTNTLEDPNIWTTFLTHKLDCQYGADGIVFDKAGVLYVGNFGDGAIHRIVSNEDGTVRSNEVWAQDQAQLQSTDGMIFDEAGNLYIADFSANAIGTVTPDGKVSRLAQSPDTDGLNGELDQPGEPVVWNGILVVSCFNLVTGPDKVNTKHELPATLSFLDLSKLA encoded by the coding sequence ATGATAACACCACAATTGTTCGCTAAATTGCCTGAGGATATTGCAGTTACCCCCGATGCTTTTGCAATCGATTCTCAAGGCCGTCTAATTCTGTCTTGTCCTAACTACGCAGATCCAACAAAGCAGGGCTGTCTGCTTCGGTTCAAAGAAGATCGGGTTCCCGTGAAATGGGCAGACGTTCCTCTTCACCCCGAAACAGGAAAAGCTCATCCAATGGGTATCGCTTTCGGTCCTGATGGTGACTTGTACGTCTGTGATAATCAAGGCTGGTCTGGAGCGCCTGAGCTTATGTTCAAAGGACGAATCCTGCGTCTTCGTATCAACGAGGAAGGCGAAGTTGTCCGCACGACGGTTGTAGCCTCTGATATGGAGCATCCAAACGGAATTCGAATTAGAGATGGCTATTTGTACGTGACTCAGAGCCTACTAACTAAAGTTCAGGATCCAAGCGGGCTGCTCGTAAGCTGCGTCTACAAATTCGCTTTGGATGATGAGGATATTGTCGTTACAAATACGTTAGAGGATCCTAACATCTGGACAACATTCCTTACGCACAAGCTGGATTGCCAGTATGGAGCAGACGGTATCGTTTTTGATAAAGCCGGAGTCCTTTACGTTGGTAATTTCGGTGATGGAGCTATTCATCGTATTGTCTCTAACGAGGACGGCACTGTACGCAGCAATGAGGTTTGGGCGCAGGATCAGGCTCAGCTTCAAAGCACGGACGGCATGATTTTCGATGAAGCTGGCAATCTGTACATTGCTGATTTCTCAGCTAACGCTATTGGTACGGTTACGCCCGATGGTAAAGTATCCCGCCTGGCACAAAGCCCTGATACAGATGGTCTGAACGGAGAGCTTGATCAACCTGGTGAGCCGGTTGTATGGAATGGCATACTTGTTGTCTCATGCTTCAACTTAGTTACAGGACCGGACAAAGTGAATACGAAGCATGAGCTTCCAGCTACGCTGTCCTTCTTGGATCTGTCGAAATTAGCATAG
- a CDS encoding glucose-6-phosphate isomerase: MNNSSQGKATIPFTEIFDLKSGMSPSRPSTKRLLSQMKGMYTDKAAFDSDVANGDPVVYEFYELSLPHDPGELLFGTSIVYPGKVGEEYYMTKGHFHTILETGEVYYCLSGQGFMLMENPEGDVRIEEFRPGAAVYVPPRYAHRSINSGNEPLVTFFVFRADAGHDYGTIETKGYRKCVVERDGKPEVIDNERWKA; the protein is encoded by the coding sequence ATGAATAACAGCAGCCAAGGCAAAGCAACAATCCCATTTACTGAAATTTTCGATCTGAAGAGCGGCATGTCGCCTAGCAGACCTTCTACAAAGCGTCTTTTGTCCCAGATGAAGGGGATGTATACCGATAAAGCTGCTTTTGATAGCGACGTAGCTAATGGTGACCCTGTCGTTTACGAATTTTACGAGCTTAGTCTTCCTCATGATCCAGGTGAGCTACTGTTCGGCACGAGTATCGTGTATCCGGGCAAAGTAGGCGAAGAGTATTACATGACCAAAGGTCATTTTCATACGATTCTAGAAACAGGCGAAGTATATTATTGTTTGTCCGGACAGGGCTTTATGCTCATGGAAAACCCTGAAGGGGATGTACGAATCGAGGAGTTTCGCCCCGGTGCGGCAGTTTACGTTCCTCCTCGTTACGCACACCGTAGCATTAATAGTGGTAACGAGCCTCTTGTTACGTTTTTCGTATTCCGGGCAGATGCTGGACACGACTACGGTACAATTGAGACGAAGGGCTATCGCAAATGCGTCGTAGAGCGCGACGGTAAACCGGAAGTGATCGACAACGAGCGCTGGAAAGCGTAA
- a CDS encoding alpha/beta-type small acid-soluble spore protein, whose protein sequence is MANNQSSNQLVVKQATSALEQLKYEACQELGIQIPQDGYYGNMMTVDTGRIGGNITRRLVQIAEQQLAGQSAQSGQFNR, encoded by the coding sequence ATGGCAAACAATCAAAGCTCAAATCAACTTGTCGTAAAACAAGCTACATCAGCGCTCGAACAATTGAAATACGAAGCCTGTCAAGAGCTAGGCATCCAAATTCCGCAAGACGGATACTACGGCAACATGATGACAGTCGATACCGGTCGCATCGGTGGTAACATCACACGCCGACTCGTACAAATTGCTGAACAGCAATTAGCTGGACAATCGGCACAATCCGGACAGTTCAATCGCTAG
- a CDS encoding bifunctional 2-keto-4-hydroxyglutarate aldolase/2-keto-3-deoxy-6-phosphogluconate aldolase, with translation MKKLNMIKSIVEHGVVAVLRGKDANEVVEMAEQAIAGGIKVIEVTMTVPSALTAIEKLASKYSSSATEADKFAIIGVGTVLDPETARTAILSGSEFVVGPSLNPATVALCNRYRIPVMPGVMTIKEIQEALELGVDIVKLFPSTSPSMIKAIKGPLPQANIMPTGGVTLDNLGEWISAGAVAVGIGSDLTAEAVKKGDLSLVANRAAQYIQAFKAAKK, from the coding sequence ATGAAAAAGCTAAACATGATTAAAAGTATTGTCGAACATGGAGTCGTAGCGGTGCTCCGCGGTAAAGATGCGAATGAAGTGGTGGAAATGGCTGAGCAAGCCATTGCAGGTGGAATTAAGGTTATTGAGGTAACAATGACGGTTCCTTCAGCCTTGACTGCTATTGAGAAGCTAGCTTCGAAATATTCCAGCTCAGCAACGGAAGCGGATAAATTCGCAATTATTGGTGTAGGAACGGTGTTGGATCCAGAAACGGCGCGTACAGCGATATTAAGTGGATCTGAATTCGTCGTTGGTCCTTCCCTCAATCCGGCCACTGTAGCGCTGTGTAATCGTTATCGCATTCCGGTAATGCCGGGAGTTATGACGATCAAAGAAATACAAGAGGCATTGGAATTGGGCGTCGATATCGTTAAGCTGTTCCCTAGCACCTCTCCTTCAATGATTAAAGCAATTAAAGGTCCGCTACCGCAAGCGAATATTATGCCTACAGGCGGCGTGACACTCGACAATCTCGGAGAGTGGATCTCAGCAGGAGCAGTTGCTGTAGGAATTGGCTCTGATCTAACGGCTGAGGCAGTGAAAAAAGGAGATTTAAGCCTTGTTGCGAATAGAGCAGCTCAGTATATACAAGCATTCAAAGCGGCTAAGAAATAG
- a CDS encoding M15 family metallopeptidase gives MLTLAQVQAISAKNLEGLNPIVRRATEELIVRSFAVGVPIIIVQGLRTIAYQNQLYAQGRTAPGTIVTNAKGGYSFHNFGLAVDFALLLPDGKAISWDTYRDGNRDGQRDWIQVATIAKGLGFEWGGDWAHFVDMPHFQMAFGLTTAKLRAGAKPPTTVITTEEDQPMTKEEKQAFEALQKKVGEQSSTVSILTQKIKDIETNIPAPKWFVTEFGDKVLEKIKDPTGTLDFWRSLAVSLRVQGYKKV, from the coding sequence ATGCTGACATTAGCTCAAGTACAAGCCATATCGGCAAAAAATTTAGAAGGTCTTAATCCCATCGTGCGAAGAGCGACGGAGGAGTTGATTGTCCGTTCCTTCGCAGTAGGTGTTCCGATTATTATTGTACAGGGACTCCGAACGATTGCTTATCAGAATCAGCTGTACGCTCAGGGCAGAACAGCTCCAGGTACAATTGTGACCAATGCCAAGGGCGGTTATAGCTTCCATAATTTCGGACTTGCTGTAGATTTTGCATTACTGCTGCCAGATGGGAAAGCCATATCATGGGATACGTATCGAGATGGCAATAGGGATGGCCAGCGTGATTGGATTCAGGTTGCCACGATTGCGAAGGGGCTGGGATTTGAATGGGGTGGAGACTGGGCTCATTTTGTAGACATGCCGCACTTTCAGATGGCATTCGGACTTACAACAGCCAAGCTTAGAGCGGGTGCCAAACCACCAACAACAGTCATTACAACTGAGGAGGATCAACCTATGACGAAAGAGGAAAAACAAGCCTTCGAAGCATTGCAGAAAAAGGTAGGGGAGCAGTCTAGTACAGTTAGCATCCTCACTCAGAAGATTAAGGATATCGAAACAAATATACCGGCTCCAAAATGGTTTGTGACGGAGTTCGGCGACAAGGTGCTGGAGAAGATAAAGGATCCAACGGGAACACTTGATTTTTGGCGCTCGCTGGCCGTTTCGCTTAGGGTACAAGGCTATAAAAAGGTATAA
- a CDS encoding shikimate dehydrogenase family protein encodes MILPNKATRPTMYFIGVTTGKSSIMKLFPEWATILGLEGAEIKGIDIGIHADPEEYRKVVEFIRDDELSMGALVTTHKIDLYDAAKDLFDELDPYATMFGELSSISKENGKLIGHAKDPITSGMSMEAFVPQGFWEQHGGELFVMGAGGSAIAICSALLEEKHGKDIPSRIVVTNRSEPRLKEIERIVRTLRPDVKADFYLTPGAEDNDKAMSGVKPNSLIVNATGLGKDRPGSPLTDTAVFPKKSLVWELNYRGELDFMKQAFIAAEGSELTVEDGWIYFLHGWTQVIAEVFHLDMTTDRFEQIARLSALTR; translated from the coding sequence ATGATTTTACCTAACAAAGCGACCCGCCCGACGATGTATTTCATTGGCGTGACGACGGGAAAATCGTCCATTATGAAGCTATTTCCAGAATGGGCGACAATCCTTGGACTCGAAGGTGCAGAAATTAAAGGAATAGATATTGGCATTCATGCCGATCCCGAGGAATACCGCAAAGTTGTTGAGTTCATCCGGGACGATGAGCTGTCCATGGGTGCGCTAGTAACTACGCATAAAATTGATTTGTATGACGCTGCCAAGGATTTGTTCGATGAGCTAGATCCTTACGCGACTATGTTCGGAGAGCTTTCCTCCATCTCGAAGGAGAACGGCAAGCTCATTGGCCATGCGAAAGATCCGATCACAAGCGGGATGTCGATGGAAGCCTTCGTGCCTCAAGGCTTTTGGGAACAGCATGGTGGAGAATTGTTTGTTATGGGTGCAGGCGGTAGTGCTATTGCGATCTGCTCCGCGCTTCTGGAAGAAAAGCATGGTAAAGATATTCCTTCTCGTATCGTGGTCACGAACCGCAGCGAGCCAAGGCTGAAGGAAATCGAACGGATTGTTCGGACACTTAGACCGGACGTGAAGGCGGACTTTTATTTAACACCGGGTGCTGAAGACAACGATAAGGCAATGAGCGGCGTTAAGCCGAATTCCTTGATTGTTAATGCGACGGGCTTAGGCAAGGATCGCCCCGGCTCCCCTCTAACAGATACAGCTGTATTTCCGAAAAAGAGCCTCGTATGGGAATTGAATTATCGTGGAGAGCTTGATTTCATGAAGCAAGCATTCATAGCGGCTGAAGGCAGCGAGCTGACAGTAGAGGACGGCTGGATTTACTTCTTACACGGCTGGACACAGGTTATCGCCGAAGTGTTCCATCTAGATATGACCACGGATCGTTTTGAGCAAATTGCTCGATTATCCGCGCTTACTCGCTAA
- a CDS encoding phosphoglycerate dehydrogenase, which produces MNKVLITPKSYHYYKDKAFEMLRAKGYEPIENQTGRTLTEDEIIELAKEGVVGVIVGVDPMPARVLEQLKDVRAVSKYGMGVDNIDTGRAGELGIQVRAAQGTNNVSVAELAIGLIFAASRHLPAMSAKVKQGSWDRILGRELTGKTVGIVGGGQIGFEVAKRARGLEMDVSVYDPFLKDDAFADQPGIRLVRDLDALFASSDYISLHVPAVPDTYHLINARTLALMKPSAILINTSRGELIDEEALYDALVDGKLSGAAVDVFSSEPPQPGNKLVALDQFILTSHTGAFTYEAIEKMVLRSTINLLDMLEQSEALA; this is translated from the coding sequence ATGAATAAAGTGCTCATAACTCCGAAATCTTATCATTATTACAAAGATAAAGCTTTTGAAATGCTGCGCGCCAAAGGGTATGAGCCGATTGAAAACCAAACTGGTCGCACACTGACCGAGGATGAAATCATCGAGCTTGCCAAGGAAGGCGTCGTTGGCGTCATTGTTGGAGTCGATCCGATGCCTGCACGTGTACTCGAGCAGCTGAAGGATGTACGGGCTGTCTCGAAATATGGAATGGGTGTCGACAATATTGACACTGGGCGTGCGGGTGAGCTTGGCATTCAGGTCCGGGCTGCGCAAGGAACGAACAATGTATCAGTTGCAGAGCTGGCAATCGGACTTATTTTCGCTGCATCGCGTCATTTACCAGCTATGAGTGCGAAGGTTAAGCAAGGAAGCTGGGATCGTATTCTAGGTCGGGAGCTCACAGGTAAAACTGTAGGGATTGTCGGCGGTGGTCAAATCGGCTTTGAGGTTGCTAAGCGGGCGCGCGGATTGGAGATGGACGTGTCTGTGTATGACCCGTTCCTGAAGGATGATGCGTTCGCGGATCAGCCGGGCATTCGACTCGTTCGTGACTTAGATGCCTTATTCGCTAGCTCAGATTACATTTCACTTCACGTACCCGCAGTACCGGACACTTACCATCTGATTAATGCTCGGACTCTTGCTCTTATGAAGCCTTCCGCCATACTCATTAATACTTCGCGTGGGGAGCTTATCGATGAGGAAGCACTATATGATGCTCTTGTAGATGGCAAGCTTTCTGGGGCGGCAGTTGATGTTTTCTCCAGTGAGCCTCCGCAGCCGGGTAATAAGCTCGTCGCTTTGGATCAATTTATTTTAACCTCCCATACGGGTGCGTTTACTTATGAAGCTATAGAGAAAATGGTCCTACGTTCGACGATCAACCTGCTCGATATGCTAGAGCAAAGTGAAGCGTTGGCTTAA
- a CDS encoding sugar kinase, translating to MAQHSESLQSSNKPEVVTFGETMALFISGSSKGIEYSTNMEKSFGGAESNVAIGLARLGHNVGWFGTLGNDPLGRMIFKKLRGEGVDVSKVQFSNEAPTGLMLREELAGKASVYYYRKNSAASQMQPEQIDASYISQAKILHITGITPALSSSCFDSVLEAIRIAKANGVKVCFDPNLRLKLWKLEEARTVLLKLAEEADYFLPGLDELKLLYQTDDFGTIVDQLRQLSAISVVKGGNNETYLIDKDQVTSVPYFKAERVVDTIGAGDGFCSGFISGILRGYELREAVQLGNLIGSLVVQMVGDWEGLPTWGEVESKLNNEAHVER from the coding sequence ATGGCGCAGCATTCCGAAAGCTTGCAGTCATCGAATAAGCCGGAGGTCGTAACCTTCGGTGAAACGATGGCTTTATTTATAAGCGGATCTTCAAAGGGGATAGAATACAGCACGAATATGGAAAAATCCTTCGGAGGGGCTGAGAGCAATGTTGCGATCGGACTTGCAAGATTAGGTCATAACGTAGGGTGGTTTGGTACTCTTGGGAATGATCCGTTAGGTCGAATGATTTTCAAGAAACTTCGCGGAGAAGGCGTGGATGTTTCCAAGGTGCAATTCAGCAATGAAGCCCCGACAGGGCTTATGCTGCGCGAAGAGCTGGCGGGGAAAGCTTCTGTGTACTATTATCGAAAAAATTCTGCAGCGAGCCAGATGCAGCCAGAGCAGATCGATGCCAGCTACATTTCTCAAGCCAAAATTCTTCACATAACGGGCATTACTCCAGCACTAAGCTCAAGCTGCTTCGATTCAGTGCTTGAGGCGATTAGAATCGCTAAAGCCAACGGAGTGAAAGTCTGCTTTGACCCCAATCTGCGGCTAAAGCTTTGGAAGCTGGAAGAGGCCAGAACGGTTCTACTTAAGCTGGCAGAGGAAGCAGATTATTTCTTGCCAGGACTCGACGAGCTGAAGCTGCTGTACCAGACGGACGATTTCGGCACGATAGTTGATCAATTAAGACAGCTGTCTGCGATATCTGTAGTCAAAGGCGGGAACAATGAAACCTACTTGATAGATAAGGATCAGGTCACTTCAGTTCCTTATTTCAAAGCCGAGCGGGTTGTAGATACGATCGGAGCGGGAGACGGCTTCTGTTCAGGGTTCATATCAGGAATTTTACGAGGGTATGAGCTTCGGGAAGCTGTGCAGCTAGGCAACTTGATCGGTTCCCTTGTCGTGCAGATGGTAGGGGATTGGGAAGGGCTGCCCACATGGGGTGAAGTGGAAAGTAAATTAAATAACGAGGCCCATGTTGAAAGGTAA